The Harpia harpyja isolate bHarHar1 chromosome 10, bHarHar1 primary haplotype, whole genome shotgun sequence genome includes a region encoding these proteins:
- the ITPRIP gene encoding inositol 1,4,5-trisphosphate receptor-interacting protein: MPVGIFRVCLVVITAIVNHPLLFPKENGTVPENAEEIIQKMKEREETLRLEKLRLEQEIAHQEATQKTLEKAAEVVEESKEEKVRWDMWTALSMVIFLLIELWRQDFQEGIWQDTGGEEDDMAVLGKAFKGVAFPDKAVLASFYEKRILGTTGDMARMREMVEGFADDLLEALRSVCNRDADMEVEDCMGVGSMYENWRVRKPFVCDLIVPFAPPEPYCFRSQTWCSGDSFPPDEQGYGTIKVCRADEDVTGCICDKTKLGEDMLCLLHSQANTTRPSSEMEDLLCFKNTQYLDADQVMKWFQIAVTKAWNRISHKYEFDLSFSLLDSPGALKIKFRSGKSIAFNLTPVVQYENSDVYFISHFPRSGLAADLPSSTHWFLTFAVYERRFIQLVSKMLPANACHVSCLQILSFLHGKQCSLTGPSGLTNYHLKTVMLHLLQARPSQDWAPEKLEARLQDMLKFLEKCLHEKKLYHFFIGNRKVPAELGFPIIFQRAEPLNLFRPFVLHRDVYRKTVDTFHEMLRNMSALINEYTVPIPLAHTNGIHKESL, from the coding sequence ATGCCTGTGGGAATCTTCCGGGTATGCCTAGTGGTGATTACAGCTATTGTCAACCACCCGCTCCTCTTCCCTAAAGAGAATGGCACTGTCCCCGAGAACGCGGAAGAAATCATCCAGAAGATGAAGGAGCGGGAGGAGACCCTTCGGCTGGAGAAGTTGCGCTTGGAGCAGGAAATCGCACACCAGGAAGCCACGCAGAAGACTCTGGAAAAGGCTGCAGAGGTGGTGgaggaaagcaaagaggaaaaggtcCGATGGGATATGTGGACTGCCCTTTCCATGGTCATCTTCCTGCTGATCGAGCTCTGGAGGCAGGATTTCCAGGAAGGGATTTGGCAGGACACAGGAGGGGAAGAGGATGACATGGCTGTCCTGGGGAAAGCATTTAAAGGTGTGGCCTTCCCTGACAAGGCCGTCTTGGCCAGCTTCTATGAGAAGCGCATCCTGGGTACCACTGGAGACATGGCCAGGATGCGGGAGATGGTGGAAGGCTTTGCAGATGACCTGTTGGAAGCCTTGAGGAGTGTTTGTAACCGGGATGCTGACATGGAAGTGGAGGACTGCATGGGTGTGGGGAGCATGTATGAGAACTGGAGAGTGCGTAAACCTTTTGTCTGTGATCTGATAGTGCCTTTTGCCCCCCCAGAGCCATACTGTTTTCGGTCCCAGACCTGGTGCTCTGGTGACTCTTTTCCCCCAGATGAACAAGGTTATGGCACTATCAAGGTATGTAGGGCAGATGAGGATGTGACGGGTTGCATCTGTGACAAGACTAAACTAGGGGAAGATATGCTGTGCCTCCTCCACAGCCAAGCCAATACTACCAGGCCCAGCAGTGAGATGGAAGACCTCCTGTGCTTCAAAAATACTCAATATCTGGATGCTGACCAAGTCATGAAGTGGTTCCAGATTGCAGTCACCAAGGCCTGGAACAGAATCTCCCACAAGTATGAATTTGACCTCTCCTTCAGCCTCCTGGACTCCCCAGGAGCCCTGAAGATAAAATTTAGGTCAGGGAAATCGATTGCCTTCAACCTCACCCCTGTGGTGCAGTACGAGAACTCCGATGTTTACTTCATCTCTCATTTCCCTCGGAGCGGCCTGGCAGCAGACCTCCCCTCCAGCACTCACTGGTTTCTCACCTTCGCAGTGTATGAGAGGAGGTTCATCCAGCTGGTCTCCAAAATGCTGCCTGCTAATGCCTgccatgtcagctgccttcagaTCCTCTCCTTCCTTCATGGGAAGCAATGCAGCCTCACAGGTCCAAGCGGGCTTACCAACTACCACCTGAAGACAGTAATGCTGCATCTTCTGCAGGCACGTCCCAGTCAGGACTGGGCCCCAGAGAAGTTGGAGGCCCGTCTACAGGACATGCTGAAATTCCTGGAGAAATGTTTGCATGAGAAGAAACTCTACCACTTCTTCATTGGCAATAGGAAGGTACCAGCAGAGCTGGGCTTCCCCATCATATTCCAGAGGGCTGAGCCTCTCAACCTTTTTCGTCCCTTTGTGCTGCACAGGGATGTTTACAGGAAGACAGTGGACACATTCCACGAGATGCTCAGGAACATGTCTGCACTGATAAATGAGTACACGGTGCCCATTCCCCTTGCACACACCAATGGGATCCATAAGGAATCCCTTTAA